The following proteins are encoded in a genomic region of Oncorhynchus kisutch isolate 150728-3 linkage group LG4, Okis_V2, whole genome shotgun sequence:
- the rxylt1 gene encoding ribitol-5-phosphate xylosyltransferase 1, translated as MKKHHRKIFILIVFVYVVFSLYAAYNVFFNTKVITRVHRVVKKITVATSGGGVVAPYIGDDVWNPWEDEQANALSALHKQREAFRQYQEHIDKNRPKRYKVQIWGKAAIGLYLWEHILEGPLNPTDIQAQWREGEIQVGKIDFSFYTGPAVIQGHVPLDTDSVVLVLNGREQQKISYATRWLQHVQTLMQFHAVNRVAVVLLGSERCTNDWISPYLRRHGGFVDLLFLVYDSPWVNNKDVFQWPLGVATYRQFPVVMPNSHMVSSTRPFLCNFLGTVYKNSSRETLMGILKQTGLDKECITTGREKWLPQETVESLRRYQTALAQSELTLCPVGINTECYRIYEACAYGSVPVVEDMVTPGGCSAARSSPLRLLKAAGAPFIFLKDWKELPGLLEKEKMMSQEERTERRRKLLEWYSSFRQQMKDRFTEVLEETFFKNS; from the exons AtgaaaaaacatcacagaaaAATATTCATCCTGATAGTTTTCGTTTATGTGGTGTTTTCCTTGTATGCTGCATACAATGTATTTTTTAATACGAAGGTGATCACCCGTGTCCACAGAGTGGTGAAGAAAATTACAGTCGCAACCTCAG GTGGTGGTGTTGTGGCTCCTTACATTGGGGATGATGTGTGGAACCCTTGGGAGGATGAGCAGGCTAATGCGCTTTCTGCTCTGCACAAACAGAGGGAGGCTTTCAGACAATACCAGGAGCACATTGACAAGAACAGGCCCAAGAGATACAAAGTTCAAATCTGGGGGAAAGCGGCCATAG GACTTTACCTTTGGGAACATATTTTAGAAGGTCCCCTCAACCCCACCGACATACAAgcacagtggagagagggggagatacaaGTGGGAAAGATAGATTTCAG TTTCTACACAGGTCCAGCGGTGATCCaaggccatgttcctctggacacagacagtgttgttctAGTGCTGAATGGCCGGGAGCAGCAGAAGATCTCCTACGCCACCCGGTGGCTGCAGCATGTCCAGACCTTGATGCAGTTCCACGCTGTGAATCGTGTGGCTGTGGTTCTGCTGGGCAGCGAGCGCTGCACCAATGACTGGATCAGCCCCTACCTGAGGAGGCACGGGGGCTTTGTGGACCTGCTCTTCCTGGTCTATGACAGCCCCTGGGTTAACAACAAGGATGTCTTCCAGTGGCCCCTCGGAGTTGCCAC ATACAGGCAGTTTCCTGTGGTCATGCCAAACTCCCATATGGTGAGCTCCACAAGGCCCTTCCTCTGTAACTTCCTGGGAACTGTCTACAAGAACTCCTCGAGGGAAACACTCATGGGGATCTTGAAACAAACCGGACTGGACAAAGAGTGCATCACTACTGGCAGAGAGAA GTGGCTTCCTCAGGAGACAGTGGAGAGTCTGAGACGGTACCAGACAGCCCTGGCCCAAAGCGAGCTCACCCTCTGCCCCGTGGGAATCAACACGGAGTGCTACCGCATCTACGAGGCCTGTGCCTACGGCTCCGTACCCGTGGTGGAAGACATGGTGACCCCAGGTGGGTGCTCTGCTGCACGCAGCTCCCCACTGCGTCTCCTCAAAGCTGCAGGAGCCCCCTTCATCTTTCTCAAAGACTGGAAGGAGCTTCCAGGCCTCCTGGAAAAGGAGAAGATGATGAGCCAGGAGGAAaggactgagaggaggaggaaactgCTGGAGTGGTATAGCAGTTTCCGCCAGCAGATGAAGGACAGGTTCACCGAGGTCTTAGAGGAGACCTTCTTCAAAAACAGCTAA